A window of Auraticoccus monumenti contains these coding sequences:
- the lon gene encoding endopeptidase La yields the protein MSATRLPVLFVPDLVVLPGMVVPIELDEAARAAIDAARSSGDERVLVAPRLEDGYAAYGVVADIERVGRFSGGTLAAVLRAGQRARIGSGVTGPGAALWVEVETVPDVVPAAAQQLAEEYKRLVVAVLQRREAWQVIDQVHQMTDPAAIADAAGYAPYLSVERKRQLLEEPDVARRLTALVEWTREHLAEVDVTDRIGQEVREGMERTQREYLLRQQLAAIRKELGEGEPEGSEDYRGRVETAQVPDAVREALLREVDKLERSSEQSPEVSWIRTWLDTVLDLPWDVTTEDSTDVTAAREVLDADHHGLEEVKDRIVEQLAVRSRRARRGLQVVGGRGSGAVLLLAGPPGVGKTSLGESVARALGRRFVRVALGGVRDEAEIRGHRRTYVGALPGRIVRAVREAGSMNPVVLLDEVDKVGADYRGDPAAALLEVLDPAQNHTFRDHYLELDLDLSDVLFIATANVVEQIPSALLDRMELITLDGYTEDDKVAIARDFLLPRQLERVAVEAEEFTISDAALHELAANHTREAGVRQMERLLARALRKAATRLATGAERVDVDVADLKELVGRPRFTPESAERTSVPGVATGLAVTGMGGDVLFIEASAHPGSAALTITGQLGDVMKESAHIALSFVRAHAGVLGIDPAFFEQAIHVHVPAGAVPKDGPSAGITMVTALTSLATGRPVRSEVGMTGEVTLNGRVLPIGGLKQKLLAAQRAGLTEVFVPLRNEPDLDDVPAEVLEAVTVHPVGDVLDVVRAALEPAQEVAAAA from the coding sequence ATGTCCGCCACCCGTTTGCCCGTGCTGTTCGTCCCCGATCTCGTCGTGCTGCCCGGCATGGTCGTCCCCATCGAGCTCGACGAGGCCGCCCGTGCCGCGATCGACGCCGCCCGCAGCAGCGGTGACGAGCGGGTCCTCGTCGCCCCCCGTCTCGAGGACGGCTACGCCGCCTACGGCGTCGTCGCCGACATCGAGCGCGTCGGCCGCTTCTCCGGCGGCACCCTCGCCGCCGTGCTGAGGGCCGGGCAGCGCGCCCGGATCGGCAGCGGTGTCACCGGTCCCGGCGCGGCCCTGTGGGTCGAGGTCGAGACGGTTCCCGACGTCGTCCCCGCCGCCGCTCAGCAGCTCGCCGAGGAGTACAAGCGGCTGGTGGTCGCCGTGCTCCAGCGCCGTGAGGCCTGGCAGGTGATCGACCAGGTGCACCAGATGACCGACCCCGCCGCGATCGCCGATGCGGCCGGCTACGCGCCCTACCTCAGCGTCGAGCGCAAGCGCCAGCTGCTCGAGGAGCCCGACGTCGCACGCCGGCTGACCGCGCTGGTCGAGTGGACCAGGGAGCACCTCGCCGAGGTCGACGTGACCGACCGGATCGGCCAGGAGGTCCGCGAGGGGATGGAGAGGACCCAGCGCGAGTACCTGCTGCGTCAGCAGCTCGCCGCCATCCGCAAGGAGCTCGGCGAGGGCGAGCCCGAGGGCTCGGAGGACTACCGGGGCCGGGTGGAGACCGCCCAGGTCCCGGATGCCGTCCGGGAGGCGCTGCTGCGCGAGGTCGACAAGCTCGAGCGCTCCAGCGAGCAGAGCCCCGAGGTCTCCTGGATCCGGACCTGGCTGGACACCGTCCTCGACCTGCCCTGGGACGTCACCACCGAGGACTCCACCGACGTCACCGCCGCCCGGGAGGTGCTGGACGCCGACCACCACGGGCTGGAGGAGGTCAAGGACCGCATCGTGGAGCAGCTCGCCGTCCGGTCCCGCCGCGCCCGGCGTGGCCTGCAGGTCGTCGGCGGCCGCGGCTCCGGCGCGGTGCTGCTGCTCGCCGGTCCTCCCGGCGTCGGCAAGACCTCACTGGGGGAGTCCGTCGCCCGGGCGCTGGGACGCCGCTTCGTCCGCGTCGCGCTGGGCGGCGTCCGCGACGAGGCCGAGATCCGCGGCCACCGCCGCACCTACGTCGGGGCACTGCCCGGCCGCATCGTACGGGCCGTGCGGGAGGCCGGGTCGATGAACCCGGTCGTGCTCCTCGACGAGGTCGACAAGGTGGGGGCGGACTACCGCGGCGACCCGGCCGCGGCCCTGCTCGAGGTGCTCGACCCCGCTCAGAACCACACCTTCCGCGACCACTACCTCGAGCTCGACCTCGACCTGTCCGACGTCCTCTTCATCGCCACCGCCAACGTGGTGGAGCAGATCCCCAGCGCCCTGCTGGACCGGATGGAGCTGATCACGCTGGACGGCTACACCGAGGACGACAAGGTGGCCATCGCCCGGGACTTCCTGCTGCCCCGGCAGCTGGAGCGGGTGGCGGTCGAGGCCGAGGAGTTCACGATCAGCGACGCCGCGCTGCACGAGCTGGCCGCGAACCACACCCGCGAGGCCGGAGTCCGCCAGATGGAGCGGCTGCTGGCTCGGGCGCTGCGCAAGGCGGCCACCCGGCTGGCGACCGGCGCCGAGCGCGTGGACGTCGACGTGGCCGACCTGAAGGAGCTGGTGGGGAGGCCGCGCTTCACCCCCGAGTCGGCCGAGCGCACCTCGGTGCCCGGTGTCGCGACCGGTCTGGCGGTGACGGGGATGGGTGGTGACGTGCTGTTCATCGAGGCCTCGGCGCACCCGGGTTCCGCCGCGCTGACGATCACCGGCCAGCTGGGTGACGTGATGAAGGAGTCCGCCCACATCGCGCTCTCCTTCGTCCGCGCGCACGCGGGGGTGCTCGGGATCGACCCGGCGTTCTTCGAGCAGGCGATCCACGTGCACGTGCCCGCGGGTGCGGTGCCGAAGGACGGGCCGTCGGCCGGCATCACCATGGTCACCGCGCTGACCTCGCTCGCCACCGGGCGCCCGGTGCGCTCGGAGGTCGGCATGACCGGCGAGGTCACGCTCAACGGTCGGGTGCTGCCCATCGGCGGGCTGAAGCAGAAGCTGCTCGCCGCCCAGCGGGCCGGCCTGACCGAGGTCTTCGTGCCGCTGCGCAACGAGCCGGACCTCGACGACGTCCCGGCCGAGGTCCTGGAGGCCGTGACCGTGCACCCGGTCGGCGACGTCCTGGACGTCGTGCGCGCTGCCCTGGAGCCCGCTCAGGAGGTGGCGGCCGCGGCCTGA
- the recR gene encoding recombination mediator RecR — protein MYEGPVQELIDELGRLPGVGPKSAQRIAFHLLYAGSDDVEKLAEVLLKVKQTVRFCEVCHNVSAEDRCRICRDPRRDQTAICVVEESKDVVAIERTREFRGTYHVLGGAISPIDGVGPGDLTVRELVMRLGDGTVTEVIVATDPNLEGEATATYLSRLLLPMGVRVARLASGLPVGSDLEYADEVTLGRAFEGRRYVQA, from the coding sequence TTGTACGAAGGTCCCGTCCAGGAGCTGATCGACGAGCTGGGGCGGCTGCCCGGCGTCGGGCCCAAGAGCGCGCAGCGGATCGCCTTCCACCTGCTGTACGCGGGCTCGGACGACGTCGAGAAGCTGGCGGAGGTGCTGCTCAAGGTGAAGCAGACGGTGCGCTTCTGCGAGGTCTGCCACAACGTCTCCGCCGAGGACCGCTGCCGCATCTGCCGCGACCCCCGACGGGACCAGACGGCGATCTGCGTGGTCGAGGAGTCCAAGGACGTGGTGGCGATCGAGCGCACCCGCGAGTTCCGCGGCACCTACCACGTGCTCGGCGGGGCGATCAGCCCGATCGACGGCGTCGGTCCCGGTGACCTGACCGTCCGCGAGCTGGTGATGCGGCTCGGTGACGGCACCGTGACCGAGGTGATCGTGGCCACCGACCCCAACCTGGAGGGCGAGGCCACCGCCACCTACCTGAGCCGGCTGCTGCTGCCGATGGGGGTCCGGGTGGCCCGGCTGGCCAGCGGGCTGCCGGTGGGCTCCGACCTCGAGTACGCCGACGAGGTCACCCTGGGCCGGGCCTTCGAGGGACGCCGGTACGTGCAGGCCTGA
- a CDS encoding YbaB/EbfC family nucleoid-associated protein: MLPEGTDMSGLLAQAQAMQSQMMQAQEELAEATVEGTAGGGLVTATMSGTGELLSLAISPEACDPADTESLADMVVAAVRDASNKGQALAAAKMGPLAGGLGF, translated from the coding sequence ATGCTGCCCGAGGGTACGGACATGTCGGGACTGCTGGCCCAGGCCCAGGCGATGCAGAGCCAGATGATGCAGGCGCAGGAGGAGCTGGCCGAGGCCACGGTCGAGGGCACCGCCGGTGGCGGCCTGGTCACGGCGACCATGAGCGGCACGGGTGAGCTGCTGTCCCTGGCCATCTCCCCCGAGGCCTGCGACCCCGCTGACACCGAGTCGCTGGCCGACATGGTGGTGGCGGCGGTGCGCGATGCCAGCAACAAGGGTCAGGCCCTGGCGGCGGCGAAGATGGGCCCCCTGGCCGGGGGCCTGGGGTTCTGA